A section of the Mastomys coucha isolate ucsf_1 unplaced genomic scaffold, UCSF_Mcou_1 pScaffold15, whole genome shotgun sequence genome encodes:
- the Tmem250 gene encoding transmembrane protein 250, which translates to MLLTPMLAIWTLHRHCKTALPQGPMPVMPIPRRVRSFHGPHTTCLHAACGPVRTSHLARTKYNNFDVYVKSRWLYGFIRFLLYFSCSLFTAALWGALALLFCLQYLGVRVLLRFQLKLSVLLLLLGRRRVDFRLMNELLIYGIHVTMLLVGGLGWCFMVFVDM; encoded by the coding sequence ATGCTGCTGACCCCTATGCTAGCCATCTGGACACTGCACCGCCACTGCAAAACAGCACTGCCCCAGGGCCCAATGCCGGTCATGCCCATCCCGCGGCGGGTGCGCTCCTTCCACGGCCCGCACACCACCTGCCTGCACGCAGCCTGCGGGCCAGTGAGAACCTCTCACCTGGCCCGCACCAAGTACAACAACTTCGATGTGTATGTCAAGAGCCGCTGGCTCTATGGCTTTATACGCTTCCTGCTCTACTTCAGCTGCAGCCTCTTCACTGCGGCCCTCTGGGGGGCGCTGgccctgctcttctgcctgcagTACCTGGGCGTGCGGGTCCTGCTGCGCTTCCAGCTCAAGCTgtcagtgctgctgctgctgctggggcgGAGGCGCGTGGACTTCCGCCTCATGAACGAGCTGCTCATCTATGGCATCCATGTGACCATGCTGCTGGTTGGGGGGCTGGGCTGGTGCTTCATGGTCTTTGTGGACATGTGA